GCTCCGCAGAGCCTTTTGTGTTCAGAAGTGCGGCTGAATTTCGGCAAAGGATACCGAGCCAAACTTTGCCAGCGCAATCCGCAATGCTGACGGTGAGGGTGTAAGCAATTTATCGGGGAATTCGGCAAACCACAGATTGCCATCCGGGGTGGATTCCACCACGATTTGGTGTTCATTTTCCAATTGCACCAAGGACATTTGGATGCCGCGAATATTGGTGTCGGGGATAATTTCCATCCGCACAATGCCCTGTTTTCCGGAATCTTTAAGCAGCATCGCAACCTTCATTTTATCGTGTTGTAGCAGACACTGGTTGGTGGCGAGAAAGCATTCGCCCTGCAATTGCAGCGGCAGCATCGCAACTTGCTGCTCTACTGTCGGCTTGGGTTGGTCTTTTGTGACCCACAGATCCATCATGCCCCAGCCGCCGATGGCGAGTATTGGCGCAATCATAATGGCAATGCGCATGTGTAAAGGTTGGGCAAAGAACCAGCGTAACATCAAGCAATCTCCAGTTAAAACACAGCAGTTAGCATACACGAGTCATCACGGTATCGCTGTATTTTGCGGATTGAATTCCCTAGAATGCTTTGTCTTTGTTGTCTGTGCGCAGCAAGATTGCACCCGAAGGCTAACATGACCCAAAATTACCAGATCATACGTTTTTTACGCCGCAATATTCCTGCATTTGCCTGCGAGCCGGGTTGCCATGATTGTTGCGGGCCGGTCACGGCATCCAGTGAGGAAATTGCAGAGCTACCCGTTAAAAGCGAAGCGGAACATGCCGAGGCATTGGCTGATTGGCGTTGCCCCTATTTGGGGGAACAGGGTTGCACAGTGTATGCGGAACGCCCGCTGATTTGCCGCGTGTTCGGAACAACGCTGCGCTTGGCTTGCCCTAGGGGTAGAAAACCTGATGCATTGCTTGCTCCAACAGTTGAGCAGCAAGTATGGCAGTTTTTGCGGGAAACCCGGCAAGTGCTGTTGTGATCAATGTTGCAGATTTCAAGTTGAACTTGAGATTTGCAAAGACGAGAGTTAAGCTGTTGTCTTTATAGCCTTTATGCATTGAAACATACCCATGATTAAGCGTGATATTGCGCCAGAATTACTGGAAAGCAGCCGGGAATACCCCGTTGTTACCCTCTTTGGGCCGCGTCAGTCTGGGAAGACGGTATTGGCTCAGCAATGCTTTCCTGACAAGCCTTACTTTTTGCTGGAAGACCCGGATACCCGTCTTGCTGCCGAAACCGACCCGCGTGGCTTTTTATCGCAGATGCCTAATGGCGCGATTCTGGATGAAATTCAGCGCTTGCCGATCTTGCTGTCTTATTTGCAAGGCATTGTGGATAAGGCGCAGCAGCCGGGTATGTTTATCCTGACGGGCAGTCACCAGCCGGATTTGCATACAGCGGTTAGTCAGTCCCTAGCGGGGCGCACGGCTTTGCTCACTTTGTTGCCACTGACGCTGGAGGAAATTCGCCAAGTGCAGCCAGAATTGGATGTTTTTGAGCTGATTTACCAAGGCGCATTTCCGCGCTTGCACAGCCAGCAATTGCAGCCTAACCGTTTCTTTAATGGCTATTTGCAGACTTATGTGGAACGCGATGTGCGAGCCATTTTAAACATCAAAGATTTGAGCCGCTTTCAGCAGTTTTTAGTCTTGTTGGCAGGGCGAGTAGGGCAGGTGGTAAATTATTCATCACTCGGCAATGATGTAGGGGTGTCATCGACCACTATTCAACACTGGGTAAGCGTGTTAAAGGCGTCGTATATTTTGTTTGAATTGCCGCCGTTTTTCGCCAATATCCGCAAGCGCGTGATTAAGTCGCCCAAGTTATATTTTACCGATACCGGGCTGGCAGCATTTTTGCTGGGCATCCAATCAGCGGAACAAGTGGCGCGTGACCCGTTACGTGGCAATTTGTATGAAAACCTGATGATTCTGGAAATCCTTAAGGCACATTTGAACCGTGGATTGCGCCCGGATTTGTACTTTTACCGGGATTCGCAGGGCAATGAGGTGGATTTGCTGATTCGGCAGCGTCAGGGCTTGTTGCCGGTGGAAATCAAATCCTCTGCCACATTTTCCCCGGCGTTTCTCAAAGGAATCGACACATTCCGGGCGGTTTCCCCAGATTGTTTGCCTAACGGGATCGTGCTGTATAACGGGGAGCAAACCCATCAAATAGGACAGACACGGGTGTTAAATTTAACGCGGGAAAAACAGGGGTTAGCGGCACAGGGATTAGCGGCATGGGCTATGGCTTGAAACCTAGCGCCATAGCCGTTACAGCGCTGCCAGCTCGCCACTAAAAATCACTTTGCCTTGCGGGGTGTCGCTAGGTGGTTTATCCATCGGTTCGAGGCTGATGGCAAACTGGCTAACATTCGCCATTTCCTTCCAAGTTGCTTTATCAATGGGCATTCGATTTTCAGCATTGGCGGTGAGTGTGCCTATCCGCATGGGCTTTTTGCTGCTGTCTTTGTGAATACACCACACGGTTGGCATCATGTTGTCTTTGACTGGTAATGCACCGGCAGGCATATCGAAGGCGATTTCCATCGTTTCATGGTAGACCATAACCACGACCATTTTGTCTTGTTTTACCGGGGTTTTCATATTCGCCATGTAAATATCGGGCTGGGTGCTAAGGTTCAAGAGCAACACCGTGCCAACCGATGCAACGACGGCGGCAAATGCAGCTACGGGTATATGGCTCCACACACTCGCGAACCAGCTTTTTTGCGGCTTGGCAGATTTGCCTAACTGCAATTCTTTGCTGATCGCATTCCATACCCGCGCCGGTGGCGTTTCACTGGGAATCAGGGCTGCCAATGGCGCAAATTGTTGCTGGTAAGCGTTGGTGATTGCCCGCAAATAGAGGTGTTTGCGCATCAATTTTTCAAAGCGCAGGCGTGCTTTGCCCTGCAAGGTGCCAAGCGCGTAGGACATCGCGAGATGTTCAAAAATGTCTGGATTTTGGTAACGCTTCATTGTAAGCACCCCCGTAATTGTTCCAATCCACGCCGTATCCATGCTTTCACCGTGCCTAAGGGTTTTGCCAACGCTTGCGCCAGCTCATCATGGGTTTGCCCGTGGTAAAAGGCTTGCAGGATACAGTCGCGCTGTTCCGGTTTTAACTGGTCTAAGCAGTACAGCAGCCGCTGGGCATCTTCGCCCATTTGTTGCAACGCATCCGGCTCCGGTTCTAACGAGGCAAATTCCAGGGATTCGTATTCCACATCATCAACCACAACCGGGCGGCTTTGGGCTTGGCGCAGTTTGTCGAGTGCTTGGTTGCGTATGATCGTGGTCATCCACGTCATGGCACTGGCTTTGCTGGCGCTGAATTGTGCGGCGTGATGCCACACTTTGATAAAGCCTTCCTGCAACACGTCTTCCGCGAGTGCCGCGTCACGCAATAGCCGTTTGCACAGCGCAAACAAACGCGGGGACGTTGCGTCATACAGTTGCCGGAAGGCGGCTGCATCGCCTTGCCCGCTACGTTGCAGCAGTTCGTTCAGTGGTTCCATGATGTTCCTTATGCATTCTTATACGTTGGCTGGCTGCTGTTGGATGCACGCCACACAGAAAAAACTGATTGTAGACAGATTTAACGTTTCCTGCATCTGCTATCCGAACGGGGGCGTATATCGACATCATTAACACAATAGGACGAAGGAGTTCTCGATGAAACAAGCTATTACAGCTATTACGTTATCCGGCTTCCTGATGGGGGAATGCTGGCCTTTAAACGGATTTGTGAAACCGCTGACCTTGCTGGGTTTCCGTGTCTATGTTGCTTGGGTGTTTTTTGCATCCGGTTTGACCAAAATCCAGAGTTGGTCAAGCACACTTTATCTGTTTGAAGACGAGTATGCAGTGCCGTTGCTGTCGCCCGAATTAGCCGCGTATCTGGGGACAGCGGCTGAATTGGTCTTGCCGGTATTGTTGGCAATTGGGTTATTGACTCGCCCGGCGGCGTTAGCATTGTTTGTGTTTAATATTGTGGCCGTCATTGCCTACCCGTATCTGTTTACGATTGAAGGGGCGGGTGGTTTTTGGCAACACGTGTTCTGGGGCGCAATGATTTGGACGGTGTTCGTGTTTGGCCCCGGTAAATTCTCGTTGGATTTCCCGCTGAGTCACCGCTTGAGTCGCGCCTAACGTTTCGCTTCATGGAAAGGGCTGCTAATTGCAGCCCTTTCTGTCACCAAGTACATGTCAAATCGTTATTTTTTTGCGCCGCAGCTACCGTCCTTGTTTGCACCACAAGAACCGTCTTTCTTTGCGCCGCAGCTACCGTCCTTTTTCGCACCGCAAGAACCGTCTTGCTTGGCTCCGCAGCTACCGTCTTTTTTTGCGCCGCAAGAACCGTCCGCTGATTTTGCGTGCGTTGTGGTGTCAGCACTTTTGGCAGAAAAAGGGGAAGTGCCGTTGTTACTGCACGCAGTGAGTGCGCTACCCGCCAGAATGATCGTACCCAAAGACAGGGCGATGGAAAGTTTGTTGGATTTCATCGTGAACGCTCCTTTTGTTGTGGTTCGTTGCCATATACGCGGCGTATTTAGACTTAGATGCAATTTCTGTAAAAAGTTTTTAAAGTGCATCCAACCATCATGTCGATACGTAACAGGCATGGACGATAACCATAATCCGAAACAGGAATGATCATGCAAACAATCCTCCTTAATCCGAACGGTTTCCCTCGTTTCCAAGGTGCTGGGCTTGGCTTGCGCCGAGACCACTTGGCAACCTTGGAAAACCATGTTCCTGACTGCATCCGTTTTTTTGAAATAGCACCTGAAAATTGGATTGGAACGGACAAGGTCAGCAGCCAACGTCTGCGGGCTTTCACGGAGCGTTTCCCGTTTGTGTGCCACGGGCTTTCCTTATCGCTGGGTGGCTTAACCCCGCTGAATCTAGACTTGCTGGGCAAGCTCAAGCAGTTCATGCGCGACCATCAAATTCCACTGTATACCGAGCATTTATCATGGTGTTCGGATCATGGGCAGTTATACGACTTGCTCCCCATCCCGTTTACCGAGGATGCCATTAAACATACCGTCGCCCGCATCCGTCAGGCACAGGATGTACTGGGTGAGCGTATCGGGATCGAAAACGCTTCGTTTTACCTGCAAGCCCCCATCAGTGAAATGGATGAGGCCACCTTCATCAATGCGGTATTGGAAGAAGCCGATTGCCTGCTGCATCTGGATGTCAACAATGTGTACGTCAACAGCGTCAACCATGCGTATGACCCTTACGCATTTTTACGTCAATTGCCCAAGGAGCGAGTGGTTTACCTGCACATGGCAGGGCATTACCAACAAGAACCGAACTTGCTGATCGATACTCACGGCGCAGCCATCATTGACCCGGTGTGGGACTTGCTGGATTTCACCTATGCACAGTTTGGGGTACACCCCACCTTGCTGGAACGCGATTACAATATCCCGCCATTGGAAGAACTCCTTCCTGAAGTGGAACAGATTGCTCACTTGCAAAGGAAATACGCCGCATGAACGCCACTGAACAATACCAACGCACCTTTGCCGCCCATTTGCGCAACCCACAAGCCAACCCTGCCCCTGCCGGAGTGAACCCGCAGCGCATGGATGTTTACGTGGAACTGTTATTCAATAATGTGGAAGATTTTCTCAGTAGCTGTTTCCCTGTTATGCGCAGCATTTTGGATGACGGGCAGTGGAACGGTTTGGTGCGACAGTTTTACGCCGATCATGCTTGCCAAACGCCGTATTTCCGGGAAATACCGGCTGAATTTGTGCAATGGCTCACTTCGACTGCGCTCAGTGACCGCCCGCCGTTTTTACTGGAGTTGGCGCATTACGAATGGGTCGAAATACCGTTGATGCTGGATGAAGCTGACGTTGACTGGCGACCATTGGAGACCGACAGTGCTGAATTAGCGCGTAAAATCTGGAACGTGAACCCCGTCATGTTGCTGCAAAGCTACCAGTACCCGGTTCACCGTATCAGCCCGGATTTTCAGCCTGATGAACCGGAATCCACCCACCTTGTTTTGTTACGCAATACCCAAGGCAAAGTGGATTTTGTGGAGGTCAATGCGGTCACTGCCCGCCTGTTGCAGCTATTGCAGGAAGGCTTGGATACTCACGCGGCGGTTGCGCAACTCGCGCAGGAAATGCAGCATCCTGAACCCACCCAACTACTGGCATTTGCGGTACAGATCGTGCAACAACTGCATTCGCAGCAAGTACTGCTGGGGGCAGCTTAAAACTGTCCCCAGACAGACCGCTCTTTTAGAAATCGTGATGTTAAATGCTTGTTCCCAGTTGGGTCAGCCACGCCGGAGCATGGTCAAGCACCCATGTTTCCAGTTGTTTATCCACCCCGGTCAGGATGAACAACCCCAGCACCAGCAATAACACACCAAGGATTTGCTTGCCGTGTTTGCCCGCGTTCATCAGCTTGCCACGGATGCGCAGCATGGCTTCACGGGAAAGCGTTCCCAGCACAATCAAGGGGATACCCGCGCCGAGGCTGAACAGTGCCATCACCAAGGTGACTTCTGCCAATTGCTGACCTTGGCTTGCCAGCGCAATCGCCGCACCCAGCGTGGGGCCGACACACGGACTCCAGACAATCCCCAGCAATAAACCGATGACAAATTGTCCACCCAAACCATCCAGCGATACATGGGAAAGCAACTGATTGCCTGCCCCCGACAGCCCACTGGTAGCGGATGCCAGCTTTGCCTGCAAGCCGCTGGAAAGCAGGATCAAGCCAAACACCAATAAGATGATTGCGCCCGCATAGCGCAGGCTGGATTGGTCTAGTCCCAATGAGCCGCCAATGCTCAGGATCAGGATGCCTGCCGCCGTAAATGACACCATCAATCCCGCCGCCAATGCCAGCGGCCCGTAGCGGTGGCTGCTGGCAGCCGTGCCAACCAAAATCGGCACGAGTGGCAAAACACAAGGCGATAAAATCGAGAGGATGCCTGCTCCGAAGGCAAGCCC
The DNA window shown above is from Candidatus Thiothrix sulfatifontis and carries:
- a CDS encoding YkgJ family cysteine cluster protein, encoding MTQNYQIIRFLRRNIPAFACEPGCHDCCGPVTASSEEIAELPVKSEAEHAEALADWRCPYLGEQGCTVYAERPLICRVFGTTLRLACPRGRKPDALLAPTVEQQVWQFLRETRQVLL
- a CDS encoding ATP-binding protein — translated: MIKRDIAPELLESSREYPVVTLFGPRQSGKTVLAQQCFPDKPYFLLEDPDTRLAAETDPRGFLSQMPNGAILDEIQRLPILLSYLQGIVDKAQQPGMFILTGSHQPDLHTAVSQSLAGRTALLTLLPLTLEEIRQVQPELDVFELIYQGAFPRLHSQQLQPNRFFNGYLQTYVERDVRAILNIKDLSRFQQFLVLLAGRVGQVVNYSSLGNDVGVSSTTIQHWVSVLKASYILFELPPFFANIRKRVIKSPKLYFTDTGLAAFLLGIQSAEQVARDPLRGNLYENLMILEILKAHLNRGLRPDLYFYRDSQGNEVDLLIRQRQGLLPVEIKSSATFSPAFLKGIDTFRAVSPDCLPNGIVLYNGEQTHQIGQTRVLNLTREKQGLAAQGLAAWAMA
- a CDS encoding anti-sigma factor, with product MKRYQNPDIFEHLAMSYALGTLQGKARLRFEKLMRKHLYLRAITNAYQQQFAPLAALIPSETPPARVWNAISKELQLGKSAKPQKSWFASVWSHIPVAAFAAVVASVGTVLLLNLSTQPDIYMANMKTPVKQDKMVVVMVYHETMEIAFDMPAGALPVKDNMMPTVWCIHKDSSKKPMRIGTLTANAENRMPIDKATWKEMANVSQFAISLEPMDKPPSDTPQGKVIFSGELAAL
- a CDS encoding sigma-70 family RNA polymerase sigma factor — protein: MEPLNELLQRSGQGDAAAFRQLYDATSPRLFALCKRLLRDAALAEDVLQEGFIKVWHHAAQFSASKASAMTWMTTIIRNQALDKLRQAQSRPVVVDDVEYESLEFASLEPEPDALQQMGEDAQRLLYCLDQLKPEQRDCILQAFYHGQTHDELAQALAKPLGTVKAWIRRGLEQLRGCLQ
- a CDS encoding DoxX family protein, whose amino-acid sequence is MKQAITAITLSGFLMGECWPLNGFVKPLTLLGFRVYVAWVFFASGLTKIQSWSSTLYLFEDEYAVPLLSPELAAYLGTAAELVLPVLLAIGLLTRPAALALFVFNIVAVIAYPYLFTIEGAGGFWQHVFWGAMIWTVFVFGPGKFSLDFPLSHRLSRA
- a CDS encoding DUF692 domain-containing protein, translating into MQTILLNPNGFPRFQGAGLGLRRDHLATLENHVPDCIRFFEIAPENWIGTDKVSSQRLRAFTERFPFVCHGLSLSLGGLTPLNLDLLGKLKQFMRDHQIPLYTEHLSWCSDHGQLYDLLPIPFTEDAIKHTVARIRQAQDVLGERIGIENASFYLQAPISEMDEATFINAVLEEADCLLHLDVNNVYVNSVNHAYDPYAFLRQLPKERVVYLHMAGHYQQEPNLLIDTHGAAIIDPVWDLLDFTYAQFGVHPTLLERDYNIPPLEELLPEVEQIAHLQRKYAA
- a CDS encoding putative DNA-binding domain-containing protein; its protein translation is MNATEQYQRTFAAHLRNPQANPAPAGVNPQRMDVYVELLFNNVEDFLSSCFPVMRSILDDGQWNGLVRQFYADHACQTPYFREIPAEFVQWLTSTALSDRPPFLLELAHYEWVEIPLMLDEADVDWRPLETDSAELARKIWNVNPVMLLQSYQYPVHRISPDFQPDEPESTHLVLLRNTQGKVDFVEVNAVTARLLQLLQEGLDTHAAVAQLAQEMQHPEPTQLLAFAVQIVQQLHSQQVLLGAA
- a CDS encoding cytochrome c biogenesis CcdA family protein, producing MDIGLGSYGLAFGAGILSILSPCVLPLVPILVGTAASSHRYGPLALAAGLMVSFTAAGILILSIGGSLGLDQSSLRYAGAIILLVFGLILLSSGLQAKLASATSGLSGAGNQLLSHVSLDGLGGQFVIGLLLGIVWSPCVGPTLGAAIALASQGQQLAEVTLVMALFSLGAGIPLIVLGTLSREAMLRIRGKLMNAGKHGKQILGVLLLVLGLFILTGVDKQLETWVLDHAPAWLTQLGTSI